One stretch of Schizosaccharomyces pombe strain 972h- genome assembly, chromosome: III DNA includes these proteins:
- a CDS encoding zf-CCCH type zinc finger protein has translation MSAASSAIPKRSDPRLLDQKKSAKSTLPKNTPENGVSTVKNLQHVPCKFFRNGTCTAGENCPFSHSLETERPICKYFLKGNCKFGPKCALSHALPGNTNLPNGTSTNTMASMAANGGASSVASKQMGANQISPSLSSKTMKNPADKANNTTATDVRGNTATSPYFPFSRSPGRHSGNSTINGMMTTPNFLSSGVNSRSVDEFNNSSSGFPSSLNGIPIASPPLATSPTSFSLASSASSTNLGGSKGLLFQQMTSENNRDYFSRRPTLLNTYGNRCSSTDTLSSLSRLTSQDPLKASLPLQSPPLAPKTGVSLSRPRLTLDQSLGNLSLGSGINQRRQVPRSNSYAGAFPSVVSASLPTKVDLNHQMDVSDEEQRFLSTPLGSFDESILGSSPINRLSSSFKQYTSSLKSPGLSTRTSSTMNSLNSSRFGAYFSKSRYVEGSGSMSTTPLATSVNNSYKLPSGFSVREEAVFSSPTTEGSRPVSLARLKSEPIFRSDTASPETIAGLGDTKNDPVVSTNNSVSRITVANSSPPWNSTVEEETPFQMDD, from the exons ATGTCTGCTGCATCATCCGCAATTCCCAAACGAAGCGATCCTCGTTTACTtgaccaaaaaaaatccgcGAAATCAACGTTGCCCAAAAATACTCCAGAAAACGGTGTTAGCACTGTAAAAA ACTTACAACATGTTCCTTGTAAGTTCTTCCGAAATGGAACTTGTACCGCAGGCGAAAACTGCCCTTTTAGCCATTCTCTAGAAACAGAACGACCAATTTGTAAATACTTCTTGAAAGGGAATTGCAAATTTGGTCCTAAATGTGCTTTATCACACGCCCTTCCTGGCAACACAAATTTACCTAATGGAACTTCTACAAATACTATGGCCTCAATGGCTGCTAATGGTGGAGCAAGCTCTGTTGCGTCAAAACAAATGGGTGCTAATCAGATTTCCCCTTCGCTGTCCTCGAAAACGATGAAAAATCCGGCAGATAAGGCTAACAACACAACCGCTACAGATGTTAGAGGTAATACTGCCACATCCCCCTATTTCCCATTTTCGAGATCTCCTGGCAGGCATAGCGGCAATTCCACTATTAATGGTATGATGACAACGCCAAACTTTTTGTCTTCTGGAGTAAACAGTCGCTCTGTGGATGAGTTTAATAATAGCTCTTCTGGATTTCCCTCTAGTTTGAATGGAATTCCCATTGCTTCTCCTCCATTGGCAACATCACCAACGTCTTTCAGTCTTGCGTCTAGTGCTTCGTCTACCAATCTTGGCGGAAGTAAGGGGTTGTTGTTTCAGCAGATGACGAGTGAGAATAATAGAGATTACTTTTCTCGTCGTCCTACTCTACTGAATACATATGGTAATAGGTGTTCTTCCACTGATACGTTGTCTTCCTTATCTAGATTAACAAGCCAAGACCCATTAAAAGCATCTCTACCATTACAAAGCCCGCCTCTTGCTCCCAAAACCGGTGTTTCTTTATCCCGTCCTCGACTTACACTCGATCAATCACTTGGCAACTTATCACTTGGCTCGGGAATAAATCAACGACGACAGGTACCTCGTAGTAATTCCTATGCTGGCGCATTTCCTTCAGTGGTTAGTGCTAGCTTGCCCACTAAAGTAGATTTGAATCATCAAATGGACGTTAGTGATGAGGAGCAGCGCTTTTTAAGTACGCCTTTAGGAAGCTTTGATGAAAGCATTTTGGGCTCATCACCTATCAATCGATTAAGTTCAAGCTTTAAGCAGTACACTTCTTCCTTGAAAAGTCCTGGTTTAAGTACTCGGACCAGCTCTACTATGAATTCGTTAAACAGTAGTAGGTTCGGCGCATACTTCTCCAAGTCTCGTTATGTTGAAGGTTCGGGTTCAATGTCTACCACGCCCTTAGCCACTAGTGTCAATAACTCTTATAAGTTACCTTCAGGTTTTAGTGTTCGTGAAGAGGCCGTCTTCAGCTCGCCAACCACTGAAGGTTCAAGACCTGTGAGTCTTGCTCGATTGAAGAGCGAGCCTATTTTTAGAAGTGATACAGCATCTCCGGAAACCATCGCTGGTCTTGGtgatacaaaaaatgatcCTGTCGTGAGTACCAATAATAGCGTATCACGTATAACCGTTGCTAATAGTTCTCCTCCGTGGAATAGTACGGTGGAAGAAGAGACGCCATTCCAAATGGATGATTAA